Proteins encoded together in one Apteryx mantelli isolate bAptMan1 chromosome 31, bAptMan1.hap1, whole genome shotgun sequence window:
- the TDRKH gene encoding tudor and KH domain-containing protein isoform X1 — translation MTTERGYWSNLTALQKVALILGIPASATVLYILYRRYRESREERLTFLGEEDLEIEMKVPRAAMKSIIGRKGATIKQLRQETGAHIDTEAEDNSEEQVLVISGSPGQVCKAKAAIHQIVAENAPVLEQFHVPQRAIGRIIGRGGETVRAICRSSGAKVICEREADASLALTRLIQLSGTRKEVAAAKKLIMEKLMEDDAFRRELAQSTVMRCQRKQPLGTRREQAAEPEAVTLPNGALTHRSAAPEHGEGDSGSFWDGGLLLDKAAFEDAQELRAESESLEEPAARPDTAVPKFEVPSPDFSFHADEHLEVYVSAAENPNHFWIQIIGNRSLQLDKLTCEMSQYYESSGRTAELSTVQAGDIVAAPYMDSSTWYRARVLGTLENGNFDLYYVDFGDNGEAPQEALRALRTDFLSLPFQAIECSLAGIMPAGDEWEEAALDEFDRLTYCANWKPLVAKISSYIQAGLCTWPHVTLYDVHHGKNLDIGAELVRLGYAAWRPQEDEEGAVGDGPLRLVKEATAETLENITGDSLESLLSEPRKSPNETPLTLSCVSLSEGASVSGSGDDVVVMENSSL, via the exons ATGACGACAGAACGGGGTTATTGGAGTAACctgacagctctgcagaaagTTGCTCTGATCCTCGGGATCCCGGCCAGCGCCACAGTCCTTTACATCCTGTACCGCAGGTACCGGGAGAGCCGAG AAGAGCGGCTGACCTTCTTGGGCGAAGAGGACCTGGAAATCGAGATGAAAGTCCCCCGGGCGGCCATGAAATCCATCATCGGACGGAAGGGAGCCACCATCAAACAG ctaaGGCAGGAGACGGGGGCTCACATCGACACGGAGGCTGAGGACAACAGCGAGGAGCAGGTGCTGGTGATCTCAGGCTCCCCCGGCCAAGTGTGCAAGGCGAAAGCTGCCATCCACCAGATCGTGGCGGAGAACGCGCCGGTGTTGGAGCAGTTCCACGTGCCCCAAAGAGCCATCGGCAGGATTATTG GCCGGGGCGGTGAGACGGTGCGGGCCATCTGCCGCAGCTCGGGGGCCAAGGTGATCTGTGAGCGCGAGGCTGATGCCAGCCTGGCCCTGACCCGACTCATCCAGCTCTCGGGGACCCGGAAGGAGGTGGCTGCCGCCAAG AAACTCATCATGGAGAAACTGATGGAAGACGACGCGTTTCGGAGGGAGCTGGCCCAGTCGACAGTGATGCGGTGCCAGCGCAAGCAGCCCTTGGGCACGAGGAGGGAGCAGGCGGCAGAACCCGAGGCGGTGACGCTCCCCAACGGGGCTCTCACCCACCGGTCAGCTGCTCCTGAGCATGGAGAAGGGGACAGTGGCTCATTCTGGGATGGAGGCTTGCTCTTGGACAAGGCTGCTTTTGAGGATGCCCAGGAGCTGAGGGCTGAGAGCGAGTCCCTGGAAGAACCAGCTGCAAGGCCCGATACAGCTGTGCCGAAATTTGAGG TTCCCAGCCCTGATTTCAGCTTCCACGCAGATGAGCACCTGGAGGTTTATGTCTCGGCTGCGGAAAACCCCAACCACTTCTGGATCCAGATCATCGGCAACCGCAGCCTGCAGCTGGACAAGCTGACCTGCGAGATGTCGCAGTACTATGAGAGCAGTGGCCGCACG GCAGAGCTCTCAACTGTACAAGCAGGGGACATTGTGGCTGCTCCCTACATGGACAGCAGCACCTGGTACCGGGCCCGTGTCCTGGGCACTCTGGAGAATGGCAACTTTGATCTTTACTATGTGGATTTTGGGGATAATGGGGAGGCCCCCCAAGAGGCGCTGCGAGCCCTGCG gaCTGACTTCCTGAGCCTGCCTTTCCAGGCCATCGAGTGCAGCCTGGCTGGGATCATGCCTGCTG GGGACGAGTGGGAAGAGGCAGCCCTGGACGAGTTTGACCGGCTCACCTACTGTGCCAACTGGAAACCTCTGGTGGCAAAAATTTCCAGCTACATCCAGGCTGGGCTCTGCACTTGGCCACACGTCACCCTGTACGATGTCCACCACGGGAAG AACCTCGACATCGGGGCAGAGCTGGTGCGGCTGGGCTACGCTGCCTGGCGTCCCCAGGAGGATGAGGAAGGGGCAGTGGGGGACGGACCCCTGCGGCTGGTGAAGGAGGCCACGGCGGAGACGCTG GAGAACATCACGGGTGACTCCCTCGAGAGCCTCTTGTCGGAGCCCCGGAAAAGTCCTAACGAGACCCCCCTGACCTTGTCCTGTGTCAGCCTTTCAG AAGGTGCCTCCGTGTCCGGCAGCGGTGATGATGTCGTCGTGATGGAGAACAGCTCCCTGTGA
- the TDRKH gene encoding tudor and KH domain-containing protein isoform X2 — translation MKVPRAAMKSIIGRKGATIKQLRQETGAHIDTEAEDNSEEQVLVISGSPGQVCKAKAAIHQIVAENAPVLEQFHVPQRAIGRIIGRGGETVRAICRSSGAKVICEREADASLALTRLIQLSGTRKEVAAAKKLIMEKLMEDDAFRRELAQSTVMRCQRKQPLGTRREQAAEPEAVTLPNGALTHRSAAPEHGEGDSGSFWDGGLLLDKAAFEDAQELRAESESLEEPAARPDTAVPKFEVPSPDFSFHADEHLEVYVSAAENPNHFWIQIIGNRSLQLDKLTCEMSQYYESSGRTAELSTVQAGDIVAAPYMDSSTWYRARVLGTLENGNFDLYYVDFGDNGEAPQEALRALRTDFLSLPFQAIECSLAGIMPAGDEWEEAALDEFDRLTYCANWKPLVAKISSYIQAGLCTWPHVTLYDVHHGKNLDIGAELVRLGYAAWRPQEDEEGAVGDGPLRLVKEATAETLENITGDSLESLLSEPRKSPNETPLTLSCVSLSEGASVSGSGDDVVVMENSSL, via the exons ATGAAAGTCCCCCGGGCGGCCATGAAATCCATCATCGGACGGAAGGGAGCCACCATCAAACAG ctaaGGCAGGAGACGGGGGCTCACATCGACACGGAGGCTGAGGACAACAGCGAGGAGCAGGTGCTGGTGATCTCAGGCTCCCCCGGCCAAGTGTGCAAGGCGAAAGCTGCCATCCACCAGATCGTGGCGGAGAACGCGCCGGTGTTGGAGCAGTTCCACGTGCCCCAAAGAGCCATCGGCAGGATTATTG GCCGGGGCGGTGAGACGGTGCGGGCCATCTGCCGCAGCTCGGGGGCCAAGGTGATCTGTGAGCGCGAGGCTGATGCCAGCCTGGCCCTGACCCGACTCATCCAGCTCTCGGGGACCCGGAAGGAGGTGGCTGCCGCCAAG AAACTCATCATGGAGAAACTGATGGAAGACGACGCGTTTCGGAGGGAGCTGGCCCAGTCGACAGTGATGCGGTGCCAGCGCAAGCAGCCCTTGGGCACGAGGAGGGAGCAGGCGGCAGAACCCGAGGCGGTGACGCTCCCCAACGGGGCTCTCACCCACCGGTCAGCTGCTCCTGAGCATGGAGAAGGGGACAGTGGCTCATTCTGGGATGGAGGCTTGCTCTTGGACAAGGCTGCTTTTGAGGATGCCCAGGAGCTGAGGGCTGAGAGCGAGTCCCTGGAAGAACCAGCTGCAAGGCCCGATACAGCTGTGCCGAAATTTGAGG TTCCCAGCCCTGATTTCAGCTTCCACGCAGATGAGCACCTGGAGGTTTATGTCTCGGCTGCGGAAAACCCCAACCACTTCTGGATCCAGATCATCGGCAACCGCAGCCTGCAGCTGGACAAGCTGACCTGCGAGATGTCGCAGTACTATGAGAGCAGTGGCCGCACG GCAGAGCTCTCAACTGTACAAGCAGGGGACATTGTGGCTGCTCCCTACATGGACAGCAGCACCTGGTACCGGGCCCGTGTCCTGGGCACTCTGGAGAATGGCAACTTTGATCTTTACTATGTGGATTTTGGGGATAATGGGGAGGCCCCCCAAGAGGCGCTGCGAGCCCTGCG gaCTGACTTCCTGAGCCTGCCTTTCCAGGCCATCGAGTGCAGCCTGGCTGGGATCATGCCTGCTG GGGACGAGTGGGAAGAGGCAGCCCTGGACGAGTTTGACCGGCTCACCTACTGTGCCAACTGGAAACCTCTGGTGGCAAAAATTTCCAGCTACATCCAGGCTGGGCTCTGCACTTGGCCACACGTCACCCTGTACGATGTCCACCACGGGAAG AACCTCGACATCGGGGCAGAGCTGGTGCGGCTGGGCTACGCTGCCTGGCGTCCCCAGGAGGATGAGGAAGGGGCAGTGGGGGACGGACCCCTGCGGCTGGTGAAGGAGGCCACGGCGGAGACGCTG GAGAACATCACGGGTGACTCCCTCGAGAGCCTCTTGTCGGAGCCCCGGAAAAGTCCTAACGAGACCCCCCTGACCTTGTCCTGTGTCAGCCTTTCAG AAGGTGCCTCCGTGTCCGGCAGCGGTGATGATGTCGTCGTGATGGAGAACAGCTCCCTGTGA
- the MRPL9 gene encoding large ribosomal subunit protein bL9m gives MLGPGAARGCGLLVGAASRALSLSHGRPTVVVERWWQVPLSKEGREPRLHPRRHRIYRLVEDTKHLPKKDLELILTQSVENLGSRGDVVFVKKSVGRNKLLPQGLAVYASPENRKMFEEEKKLRQEGKLEAIQTQSGEKTIKFLKSCRLEVGMKNNVKWELNNEIVARHFFKNLGVFVPPHVLKLPDEPITRWGEYWCDVTVNRLETVRVPMSVVQFMRPKTKRYKHWLALQEARLAARKKELL, from the exons ATGctgggcccgggggcggcgcggggctgcggcctcCTGGTGGGGGCGGCGAGCCGGGCCCTGAGCCTCAGCCACGGCCGG CCCACTGTGGTGGTGGAGCGGTGGTGGCAGGTCCCGCTGAGCAAAGAGGGGCGTGAGCCCCGCTTGCACCCCAGGAGGCACCGCATCTACAGGCTGGTGGAAGACACCAAGCACCTGCCCAAGAAGGACTTGGAGCTGATCCTCACTCAGTCCGTGGAGA ATTTGGGAAGCCGGGGAGATGTAGTCTTTGTGAAGAAGTCTGTGGGTCGCAACAAACTCCTCCCTCAAGGGCTCGCCGTTTATGCGTCGCCAGAGAACAGGAAAATgtttgaggaggaaaagaag TTGCGCCAAGAAGGGAAGTTGGAGGCAATCCAAACCCAGAGTGGTGAAAAG ACCATCAAGTTCCTCAAGAGCTGCCGCCTGGAGGTGGGCATGAAGAACAATGTGAAATGGGAGCTGAACAACGAAATCGTGGCCCGCCACTTCTTCAAAAAC CTGGGGGTGTTCGTGCCTCCCCACGTGCTGAAGCTGCCGGATGAGCCCATCACGAGGTGGGGCGAGTACTGGTGCGACGTGACG GTGAACAGGCTGGAGACTGTCCGCGTCCCCATGTCCGTGGTGCAGTTCATGCGGCCCAAGACGAAACGCTACAAGCACTGGTTGGCCCTCCAGGAGGCCCGGCTGGCAGCCAGGAAGAAAGAGCTCCTCTGA
- the RIIAD1 gene encoding RIIa domain-containing protein 1 has translation MAARPQQPGRPAPPRQADCRLASERYLRAQPAVRLLLGGFLREVMLKRPENILEFAAEYFTDPELPGKIQKQLEKRDQMD, from the exons ATGGCGGCGCGGCCGCAGCagccggggcgcccggccccgccccgacag GCTGACTGCCGTCTGGCCAGCGAGCGCTACCTGCGGGCGCAACCGGCAGTGCGACTGTTGCTGGGGGGGTTTCTCAG AGAAGTGATGTTGAAGAGACCGGAAAATATCCTGGAGTTtgcagcag AATATTTCACTGACCCAGAGCTGCCTGGCAAGATCCAGAAGCAGTTGGAAAAACGGGACCAGATGGATTAA